Proteins encoded together in one Citromicrobium bathyomarinum window:
- a CDS encoding amidohydrolase family protein, whose translation MTPPEAIIEPDLPIIDPHHHLWDLRALLGSFPEPLHPFLETVRLSAHYTFDQFLADTSSGHRIIGTVFMECGAFYDASRSEAMKVVGEVEFVRGVAAQGASGLYGPYRPCAGIVGHADLRLGAEAGNVLDALADAGGPRFKGIRHAGAWDADPSVLGPAFHHPEGLYRDAAFREGFAELGKRGLTFDAWVLEPQLGDVIDLARAFPDQTIVLDHCGTPLGTACYAGKLDENFERWRGSIRELAKCQNVVVKLGGLAMQFCGMPAEGPTDSVSSEELAQMWRPYVDTCIEAFGPDRAMFESNYPVDKWAGSYATVWNALKRLASGASDEEKRALFAGNAARVYDIEHLLELT comes from the coding sequence ATGACCCCGCCCGAAGCGATCATCGAACCCGACCTGCCGATCATCGACCCGCACCACCACTTGTGGGATCTTCGCGCACTGCTCGGCTCGTTCCCCGAACCGCTTCATCCGTTTCTCGAAACGGTTCGCCTCTCCGCGCACTACACATTCGACCAGTTCCTGGCCGACACGAGCAGCGGCCACCGGATCATCGGCACGGTCTTCATGGAATGCGGCGCGTTCTACGATGCGTCGCGCAGCGAGGCGATGAAGGTCGTGGGCGAGGTCGAGTTCGTCCGCGGAGTCGCCGCACAGGGCGCTAGCGGCCTCTACGGACCTTACCGCCCCTGTGCGGGCATCGTCGGCCATGCGGACCTGCGCCTTGGCGCGGAGGCGGGCAACGTGCTGGATGCACTGGCAGATGCAGGCGGCCCCCGCTTCAAGGGCATCCGCCATGCCGGCGCGTGGGATGCGGACCCAAGCGTGCTCGGCCCTGCATTCCACCATCCCGAAGGGCTCTACCGCGATGCCGCCTTCCGCGAAGGCTTTGCCGAACTGGGCAAGCGCGGGCTGACCTTCGATGCCTGGGTGCTCGAACCCCAGCTGGGCGACGTGATCGACCTTGCGCGGGCCTTCCCCGACCAGACAATCGTGCTCGACCATTGCGGCACGCCGCTGGGTACCGCCTGCTATGCAGGCAAGCTGGACGAGAACTTCGAGCGCTGGCGTGGCTCGATCCGCGAGCTTGCCAAGTGCCAGAACGTGGTCGTGAAGCTTGGCGGTCTCGCAATGCAGTTCTGCGGGATGCCCGCCGAAGGCCCGACCGACAGCGTGTCATCCGAAGAACTGGCGCAGATGTGGCGGCCTTATGTGGACACCTGCATCGAGGCGTTCGGCCCGGATCGCGCGATGTTCGAAAGCAACTACCCGGTGGACAAGTGGGCGGGCAGCTACGCCACGGTGTGGAATGCGTTGA